ACTCATCTAAAACCTCGTGAAATACGGGGATATCGGAAACGATACAAGGTTTGTTTTCTCGAATGGCTTCTAATAAAGGCAGACCAAAACCTTCGTGTAAAGAGGGGAAGATAAAATAAGAACAATTTTTATAAAGCCAACCCAGCTTAGAATCATCCGGATTTTCTATAAAATACACTCCGTCCTTCTCCAATTCTCCTTCTTTTAAAAGAGAGGTGAGTCCTTCCGATTTCCAGCCTAGTCTTCCAGCAAGAACGAGAGGATAGGGGAAGTTCGGTTCTTCCTTTTTTAAGGAAAGATAAGCTTCTACTAGAGTGTTTAAATTTTTTCTGGGTTCTAATGTCCCGACGGAGAATAAGAAATTTTTAGGTAAAGTTTTTTCCGGCGCGGAAACTGATCCAAAACCTTGGACTCCAGGATATACTACTTCTAATTTCGGTTCTAATTCGGGTAAAAAGTTCAGGATATCATTCTTAGTATTCTGAGAAAGGCATAGAACCTTATCTGCTTTTTTTAAAGTGATAGGTGACATGATCTTATGCTGCCAGTAATTTGCAGTGGTCATTGTCTCAGGTGCGGATCTGAAATTTAGATCATGATAATTTACTAAAGTAGGAATTTTCAATCCGAAAGCGGGAAGTAACTGTAAGGTTCCCCAAAACAGGTCTATCCTATGTTTTTTTACCAAAGAAGGTATGGTAAAATTTAGCCACAATACTCCAGGGAGTTTACTCGGAATAAAAGTAGGAGTAAGCCCTATCAGATGATTGAAAACAGGATGAATCGGTTTATTCGAATAGAGATAATATTCTAAAGGAGAATCTGGACGCAAAAGTCTTTCTAAAACTTCCGCAAGGTATCTGGAATTTCCTGTGATCCCATAAGACAAGGGCCTTGCATCTACAGCGACTCTTGGTTTGTATTTTAAATTTTCCTTTTTTAGCATATTGTTCAAAACAACTAACTAGTTCTATCCGAATAGAAAGTGCATACATATTGTATTAAAGAAGTATATAATAAGAAAGAGAACATCAGAATTACTTCTTCCGCGATATTCCCGATAAAACTTCTGTTTAAGAGTAATACTAATATGGAAATGGAGATAAAGATCGTTGCAGATCTATATTCTATTAGTTTTGATTTCCATTTTTCCCAATTAAGCAGTGGTTGTCCTTGTTTCGGCCAAAGTTTGGAGAGAATAAATGCTGTCGGGAATAATAAGAATACGAATGCGTGTATCCAGGAGATTCCGCTAAAAATTACGGAAAAGAAAAATAGCCCGGATAGAACAAACCCTTCGGAAGCGCCTTTATACACTCTATATAAATAAGGACCTGCAATTCCTAAACTTAAAATCCCGGAGATGATCTTAACCTGATTTACAGTTAGAGTTGTAAACGGCATTCCGAACCTTGCCTGATTTAACAAATCAGAATATGCCAAAAAGTATTTAGCTAGGGTGGAATTCAAACTTTGATTATTCTTCCAAGCACGTAAGGCAGGAGACTTTAGATATTTATCTAAAACCAAATCGTACCAGGTTTGGTTCATCTTCCAGGTGAACTCCGGGTTGTATAATGCCGGTAGCGCAATCCAACCTAAAGCAAAGATAATCGTATAAACGATCACCATCGGTCTTTTTTTGTATAAGAAATAGAATAAGAAAGCGGCAGGTGTGATCTTGATCACGATTGCGAGAGCTAAAACAAGTCCAGATAACCAATCTTTTTGTACTGAAACAGAAACTAAGATCAAGAATAAGAGCAAGAACCCGACTTGATTATTGTTTTGATGATTTTCTACAAATCTGAGAGATAAAAGTAAAACTGCGGATAAGAATAGAAATGATTTCTCTCTTCCCAAAAGTTTTCCGATCAACAAGAGACTTAAGATCAGAGCTATAAAATTGACGGTGAAAAATATCCCGGAGGCCACTCCAAAAGGAAGACCTGAAATTGGGATGAGCAAGAATGCAAAAGTTGGCGGATAAATATAAGAGCCTACATTCTCTATTTTCGCTTTGACCCTAAAGAATACTTCAGGATCGAATATTTGGTCTATTTTTAATTTGCCGCTTTCAAATTCTTTGACCACTTCGGACAAAGCGTCCAGACTATATAAGTCCTTGCCTTGTTTAAAATTGCGGGAGGCTTCATAATAGTCCGAAAAATCGGAAGATTGGTCCGTGCGACTGAACCCGTTTGCGTAAAGAAAAGCTAAGAATAGAAGGAATGCTAAAACAGGGCCGGATTTTTTGAGGTCGATCCGCATTCAGGTACTCTTTTCTGTCCGCCCGAAAAAGCCAAGAAATTAAAAATCGATTCCCGAATTCTTCGGATCGGATTCATTGGAAGAATGGAATTCCAAGATCTGTCCGATTTTGATTTCGAACTTCCCGAAGACCAGATCGCAAAATTCCCCGCGGCTAAAAGAGATAAGAGTAGACTGCTAGTTATAGGAAGGACCCAAAACTTCTTAAAAGAAGAAGTAGAGTTTTCAAAG
Above is a genomic segment from Leptospira selangorensis containing:
- a CDS encoding glycosyltransferase family 4 protein, which encodes MLKKENLKYKPRVAVDARPLSYGITGNSRYLAEVLERLLRPDSPLEYYLYSNKPIHPVFNHLIGLTPTFIPSKLPGVLWLNFTIPSLVKKHRIDLFWGTLQLLPAFGLKIPTLVNYHDLNFRSAPETMTTANYWQHKIMSPITLKKADKVLCLSQNTKNDILNFLPELEPKLEVVYPGVQGFGSVSAPEKTLPKNFLFSVGTLEPRKNLNTLVEAYLSLKKEEPNFPYPLVLAGRLGWKSEGLTSLLKEGELEKDGVYFIENPDDSKLGWLYKNCSYFIFPSLHEGFGLPLLEAIRENKPCIVSDIPVFHEVLDEFTDSFVSPKNLEAWKNALSLTGKKGIYGRKPSRNDWSWDSTAKLVENSLVELWKSRKKNS
- a CDS encoding glycosyltransferase family 87 protein; the encoded protein is MRIDLKKSGPVLAFLLFLAFLYANGFSRTDQSSDFSDYYEASRNFKQGKDLYSLDALSEVVKEFESGKLKIDQIFDPEVFFRVKAKIENVGSYIYPPTFAFLLIPISGLPFGVASGIFFTVNFIALILSLLLIGKLLGREKSFLFLSAVLLLSLRFVENHQNNNQVGFLLLFLILVSVSVQKDWLSGLVLALAIVIKITPAAFLFYFLYKKRPMVIVYTIIFALGWIALPALYNPEFTWKMNQTWYDLVLDKYLKSPALRAWKNNQSLNSTLAKYFLAYSDLLNQARFGMPFTTLTVNQVKIISGILSLGIAGPYLYRVYKGASEGFVLSGLFFFSVIFSGISWIHAFVFLLFPTAFILSKLWPKQGQPLLNWEKWKSKLIEYRSATIFISISILVLLLNRSFIGNIAEEVILMFSFLLYTSLIQYVCTFYSDRTS